The DNA sequence AATGGAGAAGGTTCCGTTATGTAGTCCACAGCATAGTGGCATCCAACACGGGTGCTCAAGGGCTGGGCTCGCAGGGCAGCTTTGTTCTGCACTTGCTTATAGAACGGCGCTTTTGGATGCAGTCCCCATAACATGTCCAGTGCAACAGGAGAGACAGCTGAAAGGGAACGCTTCATTTACTAATGGAACCTTTGTTCCTTGAGATAAGGGAACAAGCATTGTGTAGGCTGCTGTGCTATAAGTCTGCACGCGAATCGATGTCTGTCACTATCAGTCGAAAGGTTCTGATGAAATGTCGCTCTGAGCAGACTTGTATAGCAGTTGGCTCCTCCCCTTTTGTCAGTTTTGAAGTTCCATTTGTTTGTCCAGCTACGCAAACGTGTACACCTCAGGCTTCAGTATCAGAGTAAACATGAGATTACCACATAGTGTTTAACACAATGGGAGAGAGTTAGTAGAGTTTATGTTAGTAACTGGAGTGTTACATTTCAAATGCATAGTTCACccgattttttaaattaatgtttattttggatattatatAGTTTGTACTTTCTGTCAAAAAAGATGCTGAATCTTAGGAAAATCTATACAACCGTATTATCGTTAGTGCACTGGGGACAGAAGACATGAAAGGTTgaatatgtataaaaataaataatgttaaataaataatgtaaataatgattATCACATTAAGTTTagtggttttatgaaaaacagaagttactttttttgtgaaataatctTTTGATTATGGGTGAGTTTGCACAAATATAGAAAAGTTGCTCAAAGTTTTGCGGAATTTAcaattattgacatttttatttcagccCTTAAAATAGCAAGCTGAAGAAAtaaagtaatgtaaaaaaaaaaaaaaaaaaacttaaatcgcACCAACACGCTAGATGGCAGTATGTCGTTGGATCGTTTAGCTATACTTAGAGAAATAAATCCAGAAGAAGAGTGTTGATCACTTGACCGGTAGCGGATTCCTACTGTTTAGGataagtttttgttttatgtgtttgtcgttttcctcttttcttttgatACGTATATTCGCGGGAATAATTGCATCTCAACAACTGGTTCACATACACTGTAATgctacaaacttttttttgtaataattggtTACGCTCGGCTTTCATGGGAAATCTGGACTCAACGCTTTAACATCTATTTTGCAATAAGAACCgtattttttgtacattataaGTTAATCGTTGTCTGTATAAACTTGTCCCGGCATATTCGACAATGGGTTGTGTCTGTTCGCGCTGACACTTGCATGTGTTTTCCAAACTAAACATAAATGGTTTATAAATCATTGAAGTATTAGAAACTGATTAACGTGGATAAGGAACAGAATATGGCTACATCTGAGATGATGCTGAGTCTTGGACTAATTGGTAAGATTATAATTGATTattaataaagatatttttattatgaatacattttatgtattaaaCCGATTTCTAAcgcaatattttgtaattaaaatccTCATATTTTTTCCAAAACCAGTATGACTTTCATCTGTTGAACACACAAGGGGAAGTTTGTCGAAGTGACAATCAGTCACCATTTACTTGCATCATGTGGGAAAGTGAATGGTTACTGAGACTGTCCCTAGTATTCGGTCTAACATTTCATTTTGTGGTATGCAGAAAAAAGGCCtcatgacagaatttacatttttgggtgaactatcactttaattgtagaataataattattttggcAGTAACTTGGCTTGTCCCCTTTACACAGAGAAAGATGTAAATGCAGACACACTCTGGGTTTGGTGTTATCCTTCCATCAGTGCTGATCTGCGAGAGATTCTGTTGAGAAAATGTTGCCTACCGTTGAACAATCAGGTGCTGCACACATTTGTGTTTGGACAATACTGCCGAACCTGGTACTACATCACCACTGTCGAGGTTCAGGAGCCAACCGCACTTAAAAAGGTACAAAACTTTATGTTTTGGACTCCACTACCAACCTGAAAGCTTACAAACATGTGACCGTATAATGCTACAGGAATAGTTCAACACATAATGAAAACTTtgatcatattaatattttttgttaatttacttttcttttttttctttttttactcaacTTTATATCACTTCAAACGAATGTTGATACTGCACTTTTCCATTTAATGTAAGTGAAGCTGTGAAGCTCCAAAAAGTGACAAAAAGCATCATACCAGTAGTCCATACATCAGTATCATGTGAGGAGAAGACAGAAACCTAAAccattattcactgataattgTTTCTTATTCACATGTGTATTCTAATTTGGAACATCAATACAGAAGGTTAATAAATGAGTCAACTATTCCTACAGTATAATCCAGTGGTGCTCAACCAGGGGTCCCAAGATGacttaaaaaagacaaaacatgaaaataactgTCAAGATATTCCTTTCTTAAATTTACTCCCTCACCATCTCTTTGTTTCCTTTAAAATTGATGATATGATGAAAACCACGCCAGCTTGCTAATTTACTTCAATTTCATTCAAAGGTGACTCATTTCTCAATAGTTATCACAGCTAAGGACTTTAACCCTGAAAAATATGCTGCATTCGGTAGAGTTCTGTGCAGGTATGTTTCATTTATGTACAAAACCATTTAGTGCTTGTGTGGAGCTTCAGAAATGAGTCATTATTTCTTTCACTCAGCATCTTTTGTTTGTCATCACACAATTTCTAAGGATGCACATAGTGTTTTTGAGAGTTTGTGATGTTTCATCTGTCACATTGTGTTTGTTCAGGACGTATATCAAACATGGAAGTCCTGTGAAgatgatggaatgctacattgcTGTTCTGACCAAAGGGATATGCCAGAGTGATGAGAACGGCTCCTTCCTTATCAAAGATTACGACATCAGAAAGGCCTACCTGGCTGGATCCTTAAAAGGTTAGGGGGAACCCTTAAAATGAACAAGCCCTACTCTCTATACACGGCAAGAAATGAGCAGCTAAAATCACATAACTCTGGCACCGTGGACATTTGCTCCATATGGCTTTATGATTGTTATTTTGGAAATCCTTCAAGAATGTGtcttaattctttaaaaaatataaatgtatatagtatGTAAGTTTTCTTTATTCTAGACTTCATGAgatgttaaatttttattttagatgttgTGTCCCAGTTTGGTATGGAGACCATCATCCTTTATACAGCACTAATGTTGAAAAAAAGAGTAGTGGTCTATCACCCACGTATTGAGGCGCTGCTGGAGTTCACAAGGTAACCACGGAGATCAGCATTCACTTGACGTGAAATCAAGACTGAttctatttactttcttaatttaCATTTGACATTGACATACAGTAATCCAAACCAGAAATATGCCAGATTAAGGAAGTAAAATGGATTGCAAACAGCATTTCACGTTGAAGTTTAGTATGTCCTGTTTTGTTTGTACAAATAGATTTGTTCAAGGTGCTTGTGGTTACGGTTAGTGGTTTACACTATTGttcgaaaaaaataaataatttgtgtgcTTACgaagcatgcatttatttgatcaaaaatacagtaaaatggtaatattctgaaatattacaatttaaaaaataatttccgtttccgtatattttaaaaatgtaatgctttcttgtgatggcaaagtgaCATTTTCAGAAACCTTGATACATTTCCgaaatctttgatgaatagaaacttaATAAAGAAAAGTATTTGTTTCAATTATATATTTCTATCGAATTGTATGTTTTTGCCTATGATAATGCCTTGCttaacaaaagcatttatttctttaaaaaaaagaatattattgtatGATTATGGTCATGCACTAAAAATAATTTGTGGTAAcagtgtttgtttgtctttttaaaacCAGAGCTCTTCCTGGATTGGTATGGCATAGAAAAGACTGGTCCATCCTCCACCCCTTTGTTCACCTGAATGATAATGAGCTGGAAAACCTCAAACTGTGTACAGGTATGGACAACTGCTCCTCCCAAAACAAACACTTGCTGCATTTCTGAATTTCTCTGTTCTTTGTCGCTGTAGGATATGTTGCAGGCTTTGTCGATCCTGAAGTCCGAGACCGATCAGATCTGTATGATGTGTATGTtaatcttccagacagtgaaaTCACTGTGTCACAAAGTGCCAAAGGTGAGAGAGCCAGTTTTACATACTGACTGGGATGTGGATGTTAAGTCACCATACCTCACTCTTCCTTATGTTTTCAGAGGCAATGGCTATGGGCAAACTCCATAAAGAGATCGGCAACTTCATTCTCCAAGCTGCAGAGGACACCGATCGCATAGATGCACAGGTTATTAAGGTGACGTACAATACTAAGAAACTATACTAagtacaaatacacaaaatacagcGGTAGCACAACCTACATTTTGAAGCATTGCAACAATTGTTTGTAATCCAGCACCTTTTTAAATCTGTCTCCAGGATATTTCAGTAAAAACTAAGGAGATCCTCAGTAACCTGAAGTCTCTTGCTGATGAAGCGGAGAACTCTAAGTTGACTTTGGAGACCCTGAAGCAGCGGCACTACCCTCCAGCGACGGAGAACTTCCTCTTTCACTTAGCCGCCGCTGAGCAACTCCTGAAGATCTGACCAATCAGTGCATCCCGTCCAACTGGCATGCCTCACAGTTACTGATCCGAGAGGAACTTACCATTCATTGTGTAATCATAAAATTAACtaacatttgaaataatttcaGGTGTTCTGAACAGGGCAAAGGTCATTTAAGAACATAAAGATTTGTTATAAAGATATAAAATACAGCTATAACATGATAACTATACCTCATGGGTGTAATTATATTGAATGTAACATTTCTAAGTGGTTTGAGATAAATAATTCAGAATCAAACCTTTTGGTAGCACTTGGATTTATATGCTGTCGTCTGTAAGCATTCCGGAGGTATCTAATTATTAAGTTGTTCTTAACCTTAATTTGGCATGCTGtttgtacttttaaaatatttaatcattgcACATCAAAGTGAAAGGGCTGACGGTTGCCTAGTTCATGCCTAACtaaaagacatttgttatgctgttaaataataaaaatgttatgtcaATTGTTCAGTCAAAACTAAAATACAGTTGCTCTAATGAGGGTCccataaaattatgtaaataaatgaaacactGAAAACCAGTTTTACTTAACTATTGAGTGCCAAAACCTCAGCTTAAAGTTATGATGTTAATTAAAAAACCTGTATGTCTATTGATTTAAGAAATCTTTTTATCATTATATGTTCAAATGACAAAAGACATTCCCCATGTTAGATGTTCCCACATTTTGCATTCCTATTGGTTGTTCATATTATTGATTTtgactttatacatttttattaatctcCTCATTAATTTGACAGCCCCTTGTTATCAAGGGCTATTCTCCATGACTAAACAGATCATAGATGATATTCTGATCATATGTGTGCAATATATCCTGAAAGATGTTCAAACTGTATTCTCAGATTTCTTAACCACTGTCCTCATCCTTTacataaaatgcagttttttctgtgaccattaaatgtatatataaaaaatgtatgtaaaacttaAAGTAGCCTCCTTTTTGTTGAAATACAATGGACTTTTAGTATACTAATTTAGTTTAATGTCAGCAAGGTCTGCAATAAAATTCACAGTCAAATATGAAAGTTGGCAATGGCAACATTACAGTCCTCTGTGGTAAAACAGTTCAGTTACCGTCAAGTGACTGAAACTCCTCCCTTTAAACGCTTCTTCTTTatctgttaataaaaaaataggttGGATCTGAATAATGCTTATCAAAGGAGTTGGATAATGTgctttttgatgaaaacattctgagaatttattcaatttaatgtATTTACGAAATTAAAATTATAGCATATGATAACCTAGTTTGTTATGAATCTGCACATTAGTTTTCAAATGTGTTACCTTGCCAAACTGTGGAAAAAGACTGAAGGATACAGGAATCATCAGGCCAAAGATAATGGCAGTACTGATGTGCCGAACAGGAGCGATTATCATTGGGTTCCTCTGGACAAATGTCACCCTGAAACATTGATAGCAGAGTTCAAATGATCGCACTCAAAACGTTCAACTTGTAAAATGGAAAGCAACCCATTTTGACTTGTACCTTTTAAGGAGAGCCAGCAGTAAAGGTGGAAAAGCTGCAATGGTGCCAAAGAGAGTCGCTCTTGAGAGGGCTGTTTCTTTTATGGCCTGTGACCAACACAAAGGATACATATTTAAACAGTTATAAGATAAGGAGCTTTGGTGGCATAAGTTTTTCTTGTAGTCTCACCTTAGAACCAGCTGCCTTTGAGACTCCAACAGGATTGCTGTTAGAATCAAACACTCGTATTCCATTATCGGCCTCTTCACTTCTCACCACCATTACACTGAATGCAGCTAGACAGGCTAGAAAACCACATGTTTGGTTCAAAACGTTTCAATGTCATTATAACCCTAGACGGCACACTATAGACAGAAATATGTATGAAATGGCATAACAATATGAACACACTCTGCTGTAGATGAATTATGTGCACAAGGATCTAGAGAAGGGCTCAACCACAGCACCAATGAGTCTAAAACACTTGAGTATAATCTGAAGAAGAGCCTGGAAAGAGAACATATTCAGGTCACACTTCACCCCAAaatcttttaattaatatttaattctaGTATTTTCCCcatcaaaacattaattataatatatatatatatatatatatatatatatatatatatatatatatatattttttttttttttttgcattatgacaATGATAATTTGAAGAATTTGTGCACGTAATTGTCATTAAAATTACACATATTATcttgcataatttattattattttaatacatgtcTGAATGTTCTAAATAAGGATTTAATTTCATTAAGATGAACATAATCACCGGTTACTTTGGTTTTGTGTTGGAGTGTAACATGACCCGGACATGAACTTTGAACCTTGACAGGTTTCATGAGATTCTAACACCTGCTGTATGTCAACAATAAACCGAATATAAAATAATCAGATGAAAACAGTTTGTTGAGCCAGGACTGTCTCTCACTCTCGCAAATGTTGAGTAGGCAACTGTTCCAACAATAAGAATGGACTGCTTCATTGACGTTTTGTTATCCTAAGCAAAAAAGTGAAATAACAATGGTTAAAATAATCTGCCAAGTCACACAAAGACCAgtttttaatatcatttaaatgtaattaaaggcAACACTGTTTACCTTAGTCACTGTTGCATTTCTGTTAGCATGGTTGAATCCTGCACAGTATGTCTGAAGCAAAAACTACAGCAAAAATTCTTACCAAAATAGTTTATTGACAAGACATAAATGAAGACATAAATGTAGAATGTACTTACTTGCCAGAACAATGCAGGTTTAATGCCTTTGTGGGGTATTAAACTTGAAACAACCTGTAGAAATCTTTGTCtacaaaaaatctaatttatctctttttttcttttactttttattttagaaaGCACATTTGGACAGCCAGTCACTGCTGTAACCAACATGTCATTGACTGACACATGTCCCACACTTTTACCTGCGATTACTTGTCGAAGCGGAAATCATTCTTTACACAAATGTTCcattttaatctatttatattgagacattgatttatatttagataccagtccacatgtgttatgtggatttggagaaggcattcgactgTGTTCCTCGTGGCATCTtgtggagggtgctctgggagtGTGGGGTCGGCGGCCCCCTGCTTAGGGCTATTCAGTCCCTGTATGACCTGGAGCAAGAGCTTgattcgcattgccggcagtaagtcagacctgttcctggtgcatgttggactccggcacggctgccctttgtcaccggttctgtccataatttttatggacagaatttctagacgcagccaagggccggagagtgtctgGTTTGGGGACCATATGATTTCGTAGCTCCTTTTTGTGGATGATGTTGTCATGTTGGCCaggaccaggaccttcagcgtacactgggacggtttgcagccgagtgtgaagcggTTAgaatgagaatcagcacctccaagtccgaggccatggttctcagtcggaatagggtggattgcccacttcaggttggtggagagttcctgcctcaagtggaggagttcaggtatcttggggtcttgttcacgaatgagggaaggatggaacgggagattgacagacggattgGTGCAGCTTCTGCACAAAGTAGCTGAGCTGtgaggcaaagctctcgatttaccggtcagtctacgttcctactctcacctatggtcatgagctgtgggtcatgaccgaaaggacaagatcctggATTCAGGCGGCCGAAATAAGCTTTCTCCGTAgagtggctgggcgctcccttagagatagggtgagaagcgcGGTCACTCGGAGCTCAGGAGCTCAGAGttgagccgttgctcctccacatcgagaggagccagctgagatGGCTCAGGCAAACGccggagggactatgtctcccagCTGGCCTGGGAACACCCCTGGGTTCCCccagaagagctggaggaagtggctagggagagggaagtctgggcgtctctgcttagactgttgcccccacGACCCGGCCCAGGATAAgcggatgatggatggatgtaaaAAAATAGATCATGTTGCACATTGCattgtttataaaaaaaggaaaaataaacagataaattgCTCACAAGCTacgaaattataatataaattttttttttttttgtatgttaagAGCCTAATTCTAGAACTGTCCTCCTTCAGGTTGTGGTCCTTTTGGCagctgcaccaaattgcatatttttgctgtgaataaacgttttttttttttacacccgaGGAAGCTCCATATTCTCTCCGTTTCACATAAGCCATAAAACACTtatgatcaaatataaaaaacaaaacataaaaattggCATGTAGGTGCATGTGTGAGCTGCGCAACTAATGCAAAATTAGTAGCTGCTTTGATGCTCAAGGTGTTTTTGCGCATTGCATTAAGTCCATTGGTAAGATGGCAACCACCATCGGGAGACTTCTTGGGACTTCTGTAAGTTTCGTTTAGCAGTAGCACTAAGTAACACATTTGACTCAAACGATTATTCCGAGGAATAAGTCTTGCTTTGCATCTCGGCGCAAATGTGATTAAGTGTGATTCTGTTAGTCGTCGTTTATTTAGCAGATACGTCGTTTCACAATGTTTAACCTTTAAACTGCTTTTACAGTATAACGTCCACTCTTCACATTACTGTCAGACGAATTAACGTACCAGTGCATAAACAGTTGTTTATGCATATATTTTGCAAATCattcaaaaaatgatttacaggttttaatgtattttaatctaaCATGAAAAGTAGACAGTTTATGTTAGGTAAATATATATGAAACGTATAATCTCTATAAAACATTTGTGCATCACTTTAAAAAGCATCCAAGTGTACAGCATTCGTGGAATGTGCCTCTTGTTCAGTGAGCCTGTAAAGTTttcaatattttacaatgtacACATGATGCACAGACATGGTGCTGTCTGTTGAACAGTGATATAACCAACTCGGTCATGCATGTCCTTCCTTTCCACAACAGGCAGGAAGAGCTGCAGTTCATGTACTGGAAGCTTTGGTCCCATACAATAGAGCATCAGTCATCAGGGTTCCAAAACCCTTTGCTTGCATTGCTGCACAAAAACCTTGCTTCTCAATCAGTAAGTCTTTAAACTTCATtctatttttgcttttaattaaatcaaatatctttACAAATCCaatatgtgtgtttgtaaatATCCGGCGCTGCTAGATGGGCCCCTGCAGTCACTCAGCCAGCCCCTCACTTCAAAGCTACTGCTGTTCTCAATGGAGAGTTCAAGGAGATCAGCCTAGATGATTTCACGGGCAAATACCTGGACCTTTTCTTTTACCCACTAGATTTGTAAGTGTACATATTTCACTCTCTTTCTAAATATCAATATGTACGTTTTCTGTTTTGATCTACAGCTTGGTGCATTAAACAATCTAATTATACTTGAGTAAAGTTCGTTATTATAGAATACTTAGGAAATGTCTCTGAAGAAATAAATATGGACTGTGGAAATACAGCATGCACTTATGCCTAAGATagtctcagctttcaaaagaacagaacttacatgacttatttaaataattagaaatgtcTCATTTTTATCAATTATTCTATAATCATTCTTAATTATTTACTATTGAGTTACTTATTTGTAATGCTTAGTCATTTCTGCCCACTTGGCAGCACATTTGTTTGCCCCACAGAGATCATTGCCTTCAGTGACAAGGCCAACGAGTTTCATAATATAAACTGTGAAGTAGTTGGTGTGTCTGTGGACTCTCACTTTACCCACCTGGCATGGACTAACACCACCGAGAAAGGTTAATAATTTACTTTGCATTCAACACATTCTCAATTCTCTAAATAGGATCAGGGAAACTAGCAACAGAAATGCCCAATTCATAGCAAATCTTAAACTCACTGGCTAAACTCTGGTTTATCTGTAGAGTGGAGGATTAGGGGAAATCCACATTCCCCTGTTGGCTGACCTCACAAAGCAAGTGTCCAGGGACTATGGGGTCCTGCTGGAGGGTCCTGGAATTGCACTAAGGTAACATGCAgtcattaaaaaaagagagaaaaaaaaaaagtagatctTACACTTATTATATTAAAGAAAGATGAATTTGCCATCACACCATTTGTTTATTCTACCGAAAAGTGCAATCAATTACATACTTATTTGTGTGTAACTCTTATGGTTCCCATCAAATACTCGGCTGTCTTTGGGCAGAAATTTTAATTATGACAatttttaactttcatatataaaCCATGCCTACATAACctcaaaaacaatgtttatttcttttttttctcttttttacagcaagttaatattgtgtttaaaatgtcttttaagaCTTCACATGGAATATGACATGAAGAACCAGaaattattttttctgtttttaaactgGGAGGAATGAGGTTTAGAAAAAGGCTTTGCcaattctcaaactttttttttttttttttttgttacatactgtatttacacaatggaacataagaaaaataagaacaaCAGCTGGGTCTAAGTGTGTCTGCACTTAGTAACCATGAAAACATCTAGTAAAGTGTACAGTAACTTCACtttgtacagtatgtatgcaGAGATTTAGCATGTGTGCCTAAATTGTGTGAGATTCACAATTTTGGTTCAGATCATGGAtacaaaaataagcacaaaacaGACGGCTGTCCAAGATAATGACTAGCCTTTaaactctttaaataaaaaaattaaataaaaagctgaTGACTAACTCCTCTATGAGCAGCACAAAGTCAATGAAGCACTTATTTTTGAGACCATTCAACAAGATGCAAATGAACAAGGGTAGTGATGGGGGTCACCTAAAGTGTAATaatgcttaaaaaacaaaaacaaatagaatCTGATCATATGATCTGGTGAAAGATTCATGCAATATCAGGCAAGATGTAACTGTGCCACCAAGCCCACCCCaaccttaaaaagaaaaaagaaaaaccttaaactgactgtccaaaaaaaaaaaaaaaaaaaggaaagaagacACCCTTTAATAAATCTGTACAACCAAAATACATTTGGGATCTACATCTACAGTTACATTGTTAAGGTTATATACATGGCCACCCCCTCCATATATTATCTTTATGAGCAAACTTCATTCAAACCCAAACAACAACATAAGACTGAACTGGAAAAAAACAACCCATTAAAAACAATCTGCCACCAAGCCATCATTTCAGATCACCAATCTCACTAGAATCTGCTGCGGATAGCAAACTCTGATGTGCCAAGCTCTGTCCCGCACTGGTCTGTGGATCTGAGCTACAGGAAAACAGATGCCCTCAAAAAGGTAGAGCTAAAACCTGGCTGCTTCACAGCATACTGGTTTATCTAttcatttatgaatgaaaaaaaaaaatatatgtataattttggAATTTCAAATCACATTATGCTTTTGGTGTGATTCTTTAGCATGTTAATCAATCCTTCAACAATGGCATTGTATGACTCTGTAATACAAAAACAGACAAGCAAGAGGATGGACGTAAACCCCACTCTCCAATATTCTCATATAATAGAACAAAGGCTCTCCATACACTTTGGCCTCTTCACTGAAGAGAGCTAAACTATTCCATCAATAAAGATCTGTTTGAAGGTTTTTAGGTGGGATAGAGTTATAAGAAATAGGAGCAACGCTGTGGTGTACTTTCTTTCCCCTTTTATCTGCATTTACTGCCTGTATTTCTTCTGGAGGGAAAAACgaaaagcagttaaaaaaaaactaaaataaaataaagtgtcctGTTTATTACACCTCTCATTTTACCCTTGTGTACGCATCATGCTGCAACTTTTAATTCATTGAGAAAATGGAAAACTAGATTTTGTACAAGATACCACAATCTCTTCTTGCAAAATAAATGGAGACTTTGTGCCCGCTTCGATCAGGAGGAAGTGTCGACTGATCCGCAGCATCCCTGCACAGTTTCTAGTCGATTTTCACATTTGTGTAGATCTTCCTCACAAAGGCACTTGTTCCCATGTAACCCACCGCTCCTAAaacaaagagataaaaaaaaatattagtcaaTCCCATACATGAACATTTATGACTTAAAGTCTGTGTGAACCAGAAGCTGCTGCCGACTTATTTCAGTGTAGTGACGTATATCCAGAAAAGAATACTGAATGTCCTCTCACTCGCAGCAAACTAATGGTTGGAGGGGAGTGATTAAGCATATTCTGCCCAAGCATTTTGTTTTCTTGTACTCACCACACATGATTCCCAGTGCAGTACTGAACACAGCCATGTACCCAAAATAGAATGATGTCTGAAATAAGCCATACATCCTGGGGAAAAAAATGAGTCTATGCTAATTATTTGTATCAGATTCCACAACACATAGACAATTAATAAATcaagtaaatgaaaatgagaaacaattTCTACAGGTCTTTTCCTTTTCTTACTTTTCAAAGTACTTATATTCCACGTTTCCACCAAAATTATccagaacaattgtaccaggagcTTTTTCCAGGATCTAtttttcccccagacctgttgctttctgcgtttccaccgcggtctaaAGTAGCGTGAAGatttaggcaaatagtctggtgacgtaggtctgcacgcgtttctcaatacaaagtacgcaaattttggacttgcatcctcaGTAGTTCGGACTTTGGGAGTTAGATTTGGGAGTGTGATCTCCCGCAGACAGGACGACTCAAGTCAGgtcattctgcaaacagcagcgtacttgataacattcGTCAG is a window from the Carassius gibelio isolate Cgi1373 ecotype wild population from Czech Republic chromosome A13, carGib1.2-hapl.c, whole genome shotgun sequence genome containing:
- the LOC128026305 gene encoding DENN domain-containing protein 10 isoform X2, with the protein product MATSEMMLSLGLIEKDVNADTLWVWCYPSISADLREILLRKCCLPLNNQVLHTFVFGQYCRTWYYITTVEVQEPTALKKVTHFSIVITAKDFNPEKYAAFGRVLCRTYIKHGSPVKMMECYIAVLTKGICQSDENGSFLIKDYDIRKAYLAGSLKDVVSQFGMETIILYTALMLKKRVVVYHPRIEALLEFTRALPGLVWHRKDWSILHPFVHLNDNELENLKLCTGYVAGFVDPEVRDRSDLYDVYVNLPDSEITVSQSAKEAMAMGKLHKEIGNFILQAAEDTDRIDAQVIKDISVKTKEILSNLKSLADEAENSKLTLETLKQRHYPPATENFLFHLAAAEQLLKI
- the LOC128026305 gene encoding DENN domain-containing protein 10 isoform X1, whose product is MVTETVPSIRSNISFCEKDVNADTLWVWCYPSISADLREILLRKCCLPLNNQVLHTFVFGQYCRTWYYITTVEVQEPTALKKVTHFSIVITAKDFNPEKYAAFGRVLCRTYIKHGSPVKMMECYIAVLTKGICQSDENGSFLIKDYDIRKAYLAGSLKDVVSQFGMETIILYTALMLKKRVVVYHPRIEALLEFTRALPGLVWHRKDWSILHPFVHLNDNELENLKLCTGYVAGFVDPEVRDRSDLYDVYVNLPDSEITVSQSAKEAMAMGKLHKEIGNFILQAAEDTDRIDAQVIKDISVKTKEILSNLKSLADEAENSKLTLETLKQRHYPPATENFLFHLAAAEQLLKI
- the LOC128026306 gene encoding sideroflexin-4-like gives rise to the protein MVVRSEEADNGIRVFDSNSNPVGVSKAAGSKAIKETALSRATLFGTIAAFPPLLLALLKRVTFVQRNPMIIAPVRHISTAIIFGLMIPVSFSLFPQFGKIKKKRLKGGVSVT